From Balneola sp. MJW-20:
CTGTATGATGCCGGGGTAACTGCTGTATTCGGTCCCGGCACCGTGATCCCAAAAGCAGCCAAAGAGATCCTCGAAATCCTGATCAATAAACTCAAATCCGAACTCAGCTGATCCTTGAAGAAATACAGCACTCAGGAATTTATAGACGGGATAAAAGACGGCAACAGAATGCTGTTAAGTCGCGCAATAACCCTGATCGAGAGCGCTAAACCTGAACATCAGGATAAAGCTCAGGAGATCATCGAAGGCTGCCTTCCTTTTGCAGGTAACTCGATTCGAATGGGTATTACCGGTGTCCCAGGTGTTGGTAAAAGTACCTTTATTGAATCCTTTGGGAATTATGTGATCAAAGAACAGGGACGCAAGCTCGCTGTACTGGCTGTGGATCCCAGCAGTTCAAGGACCAAAGGAAGTATCCTCGGGGACAAAACCCGCATGGAGACCCTTTCAAATAATCCCGATGCTTATATCCGGCCTACCCCAACTGCGGGTTCACTCGGTGGGGTTGCTCGCAGTACACGTGAGACCATAACCTTATGTGAAGCAGCAGGCTACAATACCATCCTTATAGAAACTGTTGGGGTTGGACAATCTGAAACCGCGGTACATTCGATGGTGGATTTTTTCCTTTTACTAATGCTTGCAGGTGCCGGCGACGAGTTGCAGGGAATCAAAAGAGGGATCATGGAGATGGCAGACAGCATCGTGATCAATAAAGCCGATGCCGGGAATCAGGATGCGGCTAAACGTGCAGTTTCTGAATATAAGAATGCACTCCATCTGTTTCCTCCAACAGAATCCGGCTGGATACCCAGAGTTACCACTGCTTCCGCACTTGAGAATAAAGGAATAAAGGAAGTCTGGGATATAGTTGACGAATTTATTCGTCATAATCGTGCGAAAGGATACCTCGAAAAGAAAAGAAAAGAGCAATCCGTTTACTGGCTGAATGAAAGTATTCAGTATGAGCTGAATCAGGCCTTTTACGGCGATAAAAATTTAGCCAGCAAGTTGGATCAGTATAAGAAAGATGTTCAGGAAGGGCGGATCTCTTCTTATAAAGCGGCAAGAGAACTCCTGAGATTATTCAGAAAGGCATGATGAAGAACAATACACCATTACTGATGGACGATAGAAAAAATAACGATTGAAAGGGCCTCTTCTTAAAAACAGCAGTTTGGTATAATTTTTTTTCTGCCTTCTGCCTTCTGCCTTCTGCCTTCTGCCTTCTGCCTAATTTAAATTCAGCTCTGTTTGTGACGCAAAGGCTACATCTTCATCAAACTTCTCAGTACCGAATGCTTCTTCCATCTCAACTCTGAGCTTCTGAATGGAAAGTCCGCTAAGCAGGGCTCCGTTTCTGGCAATCGAGATCCTTCCGGTTTCTTCAGATACCACTAGCACAAATACATTATTCGTTTCAGTAATACCAACTGCCGCACGGTGGCGGGTACCAAAAGAGGTTGAAATATTAGGATTCTGAGAAATAGGAAGGTAACAACTGGCCGCAACGATCCTGTTATTCCTTATTACCACTGCACCATCATGTAATGGGGTTTCTTTCTTAAAAATAGTTACCAGGAGCTGGCTTTTGATCTTAGCATCAATATCCACGCCGGCGTCCACCAGGTCCTGCAAAGCTGAGCTTCTGGCAAACACGATCAACGCACCGATCTTGTCTTTGGAAAGCAGTTTAACGGCATCTACGATCTCATCTATCATTTCCGATGAGTCTGATTTCGTGAAAAACCGGTCAAAACTGGTATTATTTCCAAGGCGGTACAGAAGCTTTCGGATCTCCGGCTGAAAGATGATAAAAACAGCAAGAATACCCACATCCAGAATAGATTTCAGAATAAAATTTATCGTCGTAAAGCCCAGTATACTGATCACCGCATTGATGAGGATCACAAATACAATTCCTATGGTTGCCTGAATGGCAAAGGTTCCTCTGACCCAGCGATACAGATATACCAGCACCGACGCGATGATCAGCGTCTCGATAAAATCTTTTGCTGTAAATTCTAAAAAGGCTATCGGAAACAAGGCAGTGAAATTATTACTGTGTCTGTATTGCTTGAAAGATCTTTATGGAGTCTGCCGCCTCTCTGACATCATGAACTCTGAAAATGCGGGCTCCTTTCATCATTGAATGGTAATGTACTGCGAGCGTACCTGCAACTCTTTCTTCTACGGGCCGGCCCCCAAGTATCTTACCGATCATCGACTTTCTTGATGCTCCAACTAATATAGGAAAATTAAGGTCAAGGAATTTATCCAGGTCAGCCAGCAACCGCAGGTTATGTTCCTGGGTTTTACCAAAGCCAATACCCGGATCCAGGATCAGTTTCTTTGCTCCTCTTGCCCGGGCTTCTCTGATCTTCTCTGAGAAAAACCTGTAAATATCATTCACAACATCAGAGTACCGGGGATCGTCCTGCATGGTCTTGG
This genomic window contains:
- the meaB gene encoding methylmalonyl Co-A mutase-associated GTPase MeaB, which translates into the protein MKKYSTQEFIDGIKDGNRMLLSRAITLIESAKPEHQDKAQEIIEGCLPFAGNSIRMGITGVPGVGKSTFIESFGNYVIKEQGRKLAVLAVDPSSSRTKGSILGDKTRMETLSNNPDAYIRPTPTAGSLGGVARSTRETITLCEAAGYNTILIETVGVGQSETAVHSMVDFFLLLMLAGAGDELQGIKRGIMEMADSIVINKADAGNQDAAKRAVSEYKNALHLFPPTESGWIPRVTTASALENKGIKEVWDIVDEFIRHNRAKGYLEKKRKEQSVYWLNESIQYELNQAFYGDKNLASKLDQYKKDVQEGRISSYKAARELLRLFRKA
- the cdaA gene encoding diadenylate cyclase CdaA, whose amino-acid sequence is MFPIAFLEFTAKDFIETLIIASVLVYLYRWVRGTFAIQATIGIVFVILINAVISILGFTTINFILKSILDVGILAVFIIFQPEIRKLLYRLGNNTSFDRFFTKSDSSEMIDEIVDAVKLLSKDKIGALIVFARSSALQDLVDAGVDIDAKIKSQLLVTIFKKETPLHDGAVVIRNNRIVAASCYLPISQNPNISTSFGTRHRAAVGITETNNVFVLVVSEETGRISIARNGALLSGLSIQKLRVEMEEAFGTEKFDEDVAFASQTELNLN